The following proteins come from a genomic window of Lolium rigidum isolate FL_2022 chromosome 5, APGP_CSIRO_Lrig_0.1, whole genome shotgun sequence:
- the LOC124655127 gene encoding phosphatidylinositol 4-phosphate 5-kinase 2-like, with protein sequence MLNLQVGIRHAVGKLAAKPMRALQRADFDPAEKFSTRFPPAGSKLTPPHQSSEFRWKDYCPMVFRHMMELFAVSPADYMLAICGDDALRGLSSPGKSGSFFYLTQDERFMIKTVKKSEVKLLIRMLPSYYKHVRRYKSSLITRFYGVHSVKPNGGQKVRFIVMGNLFCAEHRIHRRYDLKGSSYGRKSDKYGEDTDGETTLKDLDLNFVFRMKQSRHKQFHEQLRRDCAFLESEGIMDYSLLVGVHFRDDIPGSKVGLSTLTTSDLSANMASTCQGSVSMPKPCLSAKDLEKMPYNRKPLARLGTRLPARAERRMSSSKTNSFISSSGGSENRVEAYDVLLYFGVIDILRDYDISKKLEHAYKSLQADPGSISAVDPRLYSQRFRDFMSRVFVKEG encoded by the exons ATGCTCAACCTGCAGGTCGGCATCAG GCACGCGGTGGGGAAGTTGGCGGCGAAGCCGATGCGAGCACTCCAGCGGGCTGATTTCGATCCCGCCGAGAAGTTCTCGACGCGGTTCCCGCCGGCAGGGTCCAAGCTCACGCCTCCGCACCAGTCCTCCGAGTTCCGCTGGAAAGACTACTGCCCCATGGTCTTCAG GCATATGATGGAGTTGTTCGCTGTCAGTCCAGCAGATTACATGCTTGCAATCTGCGGGGATGATGCCTTGCGGGGGCTGTCCTCGCCCGGAAAGAGCGGGAGCTTCTTCTACCTCACGCAAGACGAGCGATTCATGATTAAGACTGTCAAGAAATCAGAAGTGAAG CTGTTAATCCGGATGCTGCCGAGCTACTACAAACACGTTAGGCGGTACAAGAGCTCTTTGATCACAAGGTTCTACGGTGTTCACTCCGTGAAGCCAAATGGTGGGCAGAAG GTGAGGTTTATTGTCATGGGTAATTTATTCTGCGCAGAGCACCGGATCCATCGCCGTTATGATCTGAAAGGCTCCTCCTATGGTCGAAAATCTGACAAGTATGGAGAGGACACTGACGGGGAAACCACGCTCAAGGACTTGGATCTCAACTTTGTGTTTCGGATGAAGCAGTCTCGGCATAAACAGTTTCACGA GCAACTTAGACGAGATTGCGCGTTTTTGGAATCAGAAGGCATTATGGACTACAGTTTATTGGTTGGTGTTCACTTTCGTGATGATATCCCTGGATCAAAGGTGGGGTTATCTACTTTAACTACTTCTG ATCTTTCAGCCAACATGGCGTCGACATGTCAAGGCAGTGTCAGCATGCCCAAGCCGTGCCTCTCAGCTAAAGATTTGGAAAAAATGCCTTATAACCG GAAACCATTGGCTAGACTTGGCACACGCTTACCAGCTCGAGCAGAGCGTCGTATGTCCAGCAGCAAGACCAACTCGTTTATCTCCAGTAGCGGGGGAAGCGAAAACCGGGTGGAAGCCTATGACGTCCTTCTCTACTTTGGGGTAATCGACATCCTTCGAGACTACGACATCAGCAAGAAGCTCGAGCACGCGTACAAGTCGCTGCAGGCAGACCCTGGTTCGATCTCCGCGGTGGACCCAAGACTCTACTCGCAGAGGTTCCGGGATTTCATGAGCAGAGTCTTCGTCAAAGAGGGCTAG
- the LOC124653417 gene encoding 5-formyltetrahydrofolate cyclo-ligase-like protein COG0212 — protein MPPVLLPSAPSLQLHFAAAAASSSRRATVAVAFAASRSSSSSVPFDAAAFEAERLRLDADARASTAAGADPRAWKWRIRKRVWDVLEAEGVARNPRPVHHRIPNFDGAAAAADSLGRLDVFQNAQCVKVNPDSPQKQVRFLTLSGDKKLLTPQPRLRTGFFSILESQMIPTGCIPEACTSVGAAKYGRPIGLDERIKVDLIVIGSVAVDPSTGARLGKGEGFAELEYGMLCYMGAIDDSTMVVTTVHDKQLVDDIPVEKLLIHDVPVDIICTPTQVILTNTAIPKPQGIYWEKLSPEKLGQIRILRELKRRIEQETGTILPCGPSENLPPTAQRGRRRRGR, from the exons ATGCCTCCcgtcctcctcccgtcggcaccGTCGCTGCAGCTACACTTCGCAGCTGCCGCCGCCTCGTCCTCTCGCCGCGCCACTGTCGCTGTGGCGTTTGCGGCGTCCAGGAGCTCGTCGTCGTCGGTCCCGTTCGACGCGGCCGCCTTCGAGGCCGAGCGCCTCCGTCTCGACGCCGACGCGCGGGCGTCCACCGCCGCTGGGGCGGACCCGAGAGCGTGGAAGTGGAGGATACGCAAGCGGGTGTGGGACGTCCTGGAGGCCGAGGGCGTCGCGCGCAACCCGCGCCCCGTCCACCACCGCATCCCCAACTTCGAcggcgccgccgcagccgccgatTCG CTAGGGAGGCTGGACGTGTTTCAGAATGCACAATGCGTGAAGGTCAATCCGGACTCCCCCCAGAAGCAAGTTCGGTTCCTAACACTCTCAG GTGATAAGAAGCTGCTGACTCCACAACCAAGACTCAGGACGGGATTTTTCTCCATTCTAGAATCTCAGATGATCCCCACTGGATGCATCCCTGAAGCATGCACATCTGTTGGTGCAGCCAAATATGGAAGGCCGATAGGTCTAGATGAAAGGATTAAGGTGGATCTCATCGTGATTGGGTCGGTTGCAGTTGATCCAAGTACAGGAGCAAGACTAGGGAAGGGTGAG GGATTTGCGGAGCTGGAATATGGGATGCTTTGTTATATGGGAGCTATAGATGATTCAACCATGGTAGTAACGACTG TGCATGACAAGCAATTAGTGGATGACATTCCAGTTGAAAAGCTGCTAATTCATGATGTACCGGTTGATATTATCTGCACCCCAACTCAGGTCATCTTAACAAATACTGCAATTCCAAAGCCACAAG GGATTTACTGGGAAAAACTATCTCCAGAAAAGTTGGGCCAAATTCGAATTCTCAGAGAGCTGAAGAGACGCATAGAACAAGAGACAGGAACAATACTTCCTTGTGGGCCTTCTGAGAATCTACCGCCAACAGCtcagcgaggaagaagaagaagagggcggTAA
- the LOC124652318 gene encoding 60S ribosomal protein L3, with amino-acid sequence MSHRKFEHPRHGSLGFLPRKRCSRHRGKVKAFPKDDQQKPCHLTAFLGYKAGMTHIVREVEKPGSKLHKKETCEAVTIVETPPIVIVGLVAYVKTPRGLRTLNTVWAQHLSEDVRRRFYKNWCKSKKKAFTKYALKYDSDAGKKEIQLQLEKMKKYATNIRVIAHTQIRKMKGLKQKKAHLMEIQVNGGTIADKVDYGYKFFEKEVPVDAVFQKDEMIDIIGVTKGKGYEGVVTRWGVTRLPRKTHRGLRKVACIGAWHPARVSYTVARAGQNGYHHRTEMNKKVYKIGKVGQETHDASTEFDRTEKDITPMGGFPHYGVVKGDYLMIKGCCVGPKKRVVTLRQSLLKQTSRLALEEIKLKFVDTSSKFGHGRFQTTDEKQKFYGKLKA; translated from the exons ATGTCGCACCGTAAGTTCGAGCACCCGAGGCACGGTTCCCTCGGCTTCCTCCCCAGGAAGCGCTGCTCCCGCCACCGTGGAAAGG TGAAGGCCTTCCCTAAGGATGACCAACAGAAGCCTTGCCACCTCACTGCCTTCCTTGGCTACAAGGCTGGTATGACCCACATTGTGCGTGAGGTCGAGAAGCCTGGATCAA AGCTCCACAAGAAGGAAACCTGTGAGGCTGTTACCATCGTTGAGACCCCTCCTATTGTCATTGTCGGCCTTGTGGCATATGTGAAGACCCCTCGTGGCCTTCGCACGCTCAACACTGTCTGGGCTCAGCACCTCAGCGAGGATGTGAGGAGAAGGTTCTACAAGAACTGGTGCAAGAGCAAGAAGAAGGCTTTCACAAAGTATGCCCTCAAGTATGACAGTGATGCAGGCAAGAAGGAGATCCAGTTGCAACTTGAGAAAATGAAGAAGTATGCCACCAACATCCGTGTTATTGCCCATACTCAG ATTAGGAAGATGAAGGGCTTGAAGCAGAAGAAGGCTCACCTCATGGAGATCCAGGTTAACGGTGGCACCATCGCGGACAAGGTTGACTATGGCTACAAGTTCTTTGAGAAGGAAGTCCCAGTTGATGCCGTCTTCCAGAAGGATGAGATGATTGACATCATTGGTGTCACCAAGGGTAAGGGTTACGAGGGTGTCGTCACCCGTTGGGGTGTCACCCGTCTGCCCCGCAAGACCCACAGGGGTCTCCGCAAGGTTGCCTGTATTGGTGCCTGGCATCCTGCTAGGGTGTCTTACACCGTGGCCCGTGCTGGTCAGAATGGATACCACCACCGCACAGAGATGAACAAGAAGGTTTACAAGATCGGCAAGGTTGGGCAGGAAACTCATGATGCCTCGACTGAGTTTGACAG GACTGAGAAAGACATCACCCCGATGGGTGGGTTCCCTCACTACGGTGTGGTGAAGGGTGACTACCTCATGATCAAGGGCTGCTGTGTTGGCCCCAAGAAGAGAGTGGTTACCCTCCGCCAGTCCCTCCTGAAGCAGACTTCTCGCTTGGCTCTTGAGGAGATCAAGCTCAAGTTTGTTGACACCTCATCCAAGTTTGGGCATGGTCGCTTCCAGACCACCGACGAGAAGCAGAAGTTCTACGGCAAGCTCAAGGCTTAG